The following proteins come from a genomic window of Campylobacter coli 76339:
- a CDS encoding Major outer membrane protein, translating into MKLVKLSLVAALAAGAFSVANATPLEEAIKDIDVSGVLRYRYDTSNDWSNANYGSGVSGKQDHKYRAQINFSGAIADNFKAFVQFDYDATDHGYTAFDNTTNSYVRADTSDTKTSLTVRQLYLTYTNEDVATSVIAGKQQLNTIWTDNGIDGLVGTGIKVVNNSIDGLTLAALAVDGYNVDEQSGDLSSVPNFGGNLYGAAAIGSYEVLGGQLNPQLWLAYITDNAFFYALDVAYSTTIFDGVNWTLEGAYLGNSLDNELGNNVENGNFFALRGSIEVNGWDASLGGLYYGDKDKASTVVIEDQGNLGSLLAGEEIFYTTGSQLNGSTGRNIFGYVTAGYTFNETVRVGGDLVYGGTKTGASATTSGGDKLEAVARVSYKYSPKLNFSAYYSYTNVDYDTESSDHSAVRLQALYKF; encoded by the coding sequence ATGAAACTAGTTAAACTTAGTTTAGTAGCAGCTCTTGCTGCAGGTGCTTTCTCAGTAGCTAATGCTACTCCACTTGAAGAAGCGATCAAAGATATCGATGTATCTGGAGTTTTAAGATACAGATATGATACAAGTAATGATTGGAGTAACGCAAACTATGGTAGCGGTGTTTCTGGAAAACAAGATCACAAATACAGAGCACAAATCAACTTTAGTGGTGCTATAGCAGATAACTTCAAAGCTTTTGTTCAATTTGATTACGATGCAACAGATCATGGCTATACAGCTTTTGATAACACAACCAACTCTTATGTAAGAGCTGACACTTCAGATACAAAAACTTCTTTAACAGTTCGTCAACTTTACCTAACTTATACAAATGAAGATGTAGCTACAAGCGTAATCGCTGGTAAACAACAACTTAACACTATCTGGACTGATAACGGTATCGATGGTTTAGTAGGAACAGGTATCAAAGTAGTAAATAACAGCATCGATGGTTTAACTCTAGCTGCTCTTGCTGTAGATGGCTACAATGTAGATGAGCAAAGTGGAGATTTAAGTAGTGTTCCAAACTTTGGAGGAAACCTTTATGGTGCTGCAGCTATCGGTTCTTATGAAGTACTAGGTGGTCAATTAAATCCGCAATTATGGTTAGCTTATATAACTGATAATGCTTTCTTCTATGCTTTAGATGTAGCTTATAGCACTACTATCTTTGATGGAGTAAATTGGACTCTTGAAGGTGCTTACTTAGGAAATAGCCTTGATAATGAGCTTGGAAACAATGTAGAAAATGGTAACTTCTTTGCTTTAAGAGGTAGTATCGAAGTAAATGGCTGGGATGCTAGCCTTGGTGGTTTATACTACGGTGATAAAGATAAAGCATCTACAGTTGTAATTGAAGATCAAGGTAATCTTGGTTCTTTACTTGCAGGTGAAGAAATTTTCTATACAACAGGTTCTCAACTTAACGGTAGCACAGGTAGAAATATCTTCGGATATGTAACAGCAGGCTATACTTTCAACGAAACAGTTCGCGTAGGTGGTGACCTAGTATACGGCGGAACTAAAACAGGTGCTTCAGCAACAACTAGTGGTGGAGATAAACTTGAAGCAGTTGCAAGAGTAAGCTATAAATACTCTCCAAAACTTAACTTCTCAGCATACTATTCTTATACAAATGTTGATTACGATACAGAAAGTAGCGACCATAGCGCTGTAAGACTTCAAGCTCTTTACAAATTCTAA
- a CDS encoding Hydrogenase maturation protease, whose translation MKFLILGIGNIMFADEGIGVHLCKLLEKNYKFIHPNHSLNFVDGGTLALQLSYIIAEYDKMIVLDCIDADDSKIGDVFFFPYDAMPKKINWSGSAHEVEMLQTLQYMELMGDLPSTQILACVPKRIKPMSFTLSQEIVNAGEIMEKTLLEYLAKEGFSYEKIANHSLQELADISYKN comes from the coding sequence TTGAAATTCCTTATCCTTGGTATAGGAAATATTATGTTTGCAGATGAAGGCATAGGCGTTCATCTTTGCAAACTTTTGGAAAAAAATTATAAATTTATTCATCCTAATCACAGCTTAAACTTTGTTGATGGAGGCACCTTGGCTTTACAACTTAGTTATATTATCGCAGAGTATGATAAGATGATAGTGCTTGATTGTATCGATGCAGATGATTCAAAAATCGGCGATGTATTTTTCTTTCCTTATGATGCAATGCCTAAAAAGATCAATTGGAGTGGTAGTGCACACGAAGTAGAAATGCTTCAAACTTTACAATACATGGAACTAATGGGAGATTTACCCTCTACGCAAATTTTAGCTTGTGTTCCAAAGCGTATCAAGCCTATGAGTTTTACTCTATCGCAAGAGATTGTTAATGCGGGTGAAATCATGGAAAAAACTTTGCTTGAATATTTAGCTAAAGAGGGCTTTAGCTATGAAAAAATAGCAAATCATTCTTTGCAGGAATTAGCTGATATCTCTTATAAGAACTGA
- a CDS encoding Chaperone protein DnaJ has translation MELSYYEILEITQSADKDTIKKAYRKMALKYHPDRNQGDKEAEEKFKLVNEAYEVLSNEEKRSIYDRYGKDALKGGGFGSGGAGFGGFEDLGDIFSSFFGGGFGGASQRRKKSSDEKFQAELVVNLKLSFKEAVFGCKKNIDFTYKSSCKTCSGTGAKDGKLQTCPKCKGRGQVGISQGFITFAQTCPDCKGSGESASDKCKDCKGRGYEELKDSVEINIPEGIDNGMNLRVASKGNLSKSGNRGDLYVKIIVEEDDTFIRDDEDIYIEFPVFFTQAILGQSVKVPTIRGEATLNLPKGAKDGQRFVLEKEGVKDVHSSRIGNQIVQIAIKFPNSLNDEQRELLEKLSESFGIKDGMHHEQKGLFEKIAHWFKS, from the coding sequence ATGGAGTTAAGCTATTATGAAATTTTAGAAATTACTCAAAGTGCCGATAAAGATACCATTAAAAAAGCTTATAGAAAAATGGCTTTGAAGTATCATCCTGATAGAAATCAAGGCGATAAAGAAGCTGAAGAGAAATTCAAGCTTGTGAATGAAGCCTATGAAGTTCTAAGTAATGAAGAAAAACGCTCTATTTATGATAGATATGGTAAAGATGCTTTAAAGGGTGGCGGTTTTGGATCAGGGGGAGCAGGTTTTGGTGGCTTTGAAGATTTGGGTGATATCTTTTCTAGCTTTTTTGGCGGGGGTTTTGGTGGAGCATCGCAACGCCGTAAAAAATCAAGTGATGAAAAATTTCAAGCCGAACTTGTGGTGAATTTAAAACTCAGCTTTAAAGAAGCGGTGTTTGGTTGTAAAAAAAATATAGATTTTACTTACAAATCTTCATGTAAAACTTGTAGCGGAACAGGAGCTAAAGATGGCAAACTTCAAACTTGTCCAAAATGTAAGGGTAGGGGACAAGTGGGAATTTCTCAAGGCTTTATCACTTTTGCACAAACTTGTCCTGATTGTAAGGGGAGTGGAGAAAGTGCAAGTGATAAATGTAAAGATTGTAAGGGTAGAGGCTATGAAGAACTTAAAGATAGCGTAGAGATAAATATCCCTGAAGGTATAGACAATGGGATGAATTTAAGAGTTGCATCCAAAGGAAATTTGAGCAAGAGTGGCAATAGAGGGGATTTGTATGTTAAGATCATCGTTGAAGAGGATGATACTTTTATAAGAGATGATGAGGATATTTATATAGAATTTCCAGTGTTTTTTACTCAAGCTATACTAGGACAAAGCGTAAAGGTGCCTACGATACGAGGAGAAGCGACTTTAAATTTGCCAAAGGGTGCAAAAGATGGACAAAGATTTGTGCTTGAAAAAGAGGGTGTAAAAGATGTGCATAGCTCTCGCATAGGCAATCAAATCGTACAAATTGCCATCAAATTTCCAAATTCACTCAACGATGAGCAAAGAGAACTTTTAGAAAAACTTAGCGAAAGTTTTGGGATAAAAGATGGTATGCATCATGAGCAAAAAGGATTGTTTGAAAAAATAGCTCATTGGTTTAAGTCTTAA
- a CDS encoding Two-component system response regulator RacR, whose translation MINVLMIEDDPDFAQLLSEYLTQFNIKITNFENPKEALNIGIQGYDCLILDLTLPGIDGLEVCREIRQKYNIPIIISSARGDLSDKVVGLQIGADDYLPKPYDPKEMHARIMSLIRRTKRVENTSSENINSAFKIDERKHEITYQNKILTLTPAEYEILEYLIQQHGYSVSREQLVSRCKNLKDKDSKSLDVIIGRLRSKINDSSKSPKHIFSVRGIGYKLIG comes from the coding sequence ATGATTAATGTGTTAATGATAGAAGATGATCCTGATTTTGCACAGTTATTATCAGAATACTTAACTCAATTCAATATCAAAATCACAAATTTTGAAAATCCTAAAGAAGCTTTAAATATAGGCATACAAGGCTATGATTGTTTAATTTTAGATTTAACTTTACCAGGTATTGATGGTCTTGAAGTTTGCAGAGAAATCAGACAAAAATACAATATTCCTATTATCATTTCATCCGCTAGGGGGGATTTGAGCGATAAAGTGGTAGGACTTCAAATTGGTGCGGATGATTATTTACCCAAACCTTATGATCCAAAAGAAATGCATGCAAGGATTATGAGTCTCATCCGTCGGACAAAAAGAGTTGAAAATACTAGCAGTGAAAATATCAACTCAGCTTTTAAAATCGATGAAAGAAAACATGAGATTACTTATCAAAATAAGATTTTAACTCTAACTCCTGCTGAATATGAAATTTTAGAATATCTCATCCAGCAGCACGGCTATAGCGTGTCAAGAGAACAACTTGTAAGTCGCTGTAAAAATCTTAAAGATAAAGACTCTAAAAGTCTTGATGTTATTATCGGTCGCTTAAGAAGTAAAATAAACGATAGCTCTAAGTCTCCAAAACATATATTTTCGGTAAGAGGTATAGGATATAAACTTATAGGATGA
- a CDS encoding Two-component system histidine kinase DccS yields the protein MNKNYSIYTKLVILFVVTFFLVCVLFVVLLRIENNTYNEEEGFKQESFIKNIINSHSNDSRIDIGDHLDSSGFTAIQNKHFVKIVRSEGQNLFRSDDEKNSCTLSSLKYKNKLYLDVQCREFSGLFEEDANHRVYNLLLLGFFFFSFLIVFMYFSVLKSIEPLKKLRQQIAEAANNGKTNFVNYQEDEVGKIALEFQKAFKKNQELIQSRQLFLRTIMHELKTPIGKGRIIAEMVKEEKQKERLIDIFLRMDSLINEFSKIENLFSKNYNLQFRPVHFSTLLGEAKDYLMRDDFNKVVKIVLNHDALINVDMEIFPLILKNLIDNALKYSSDGTCELYCHKECFVIKNPGKPLIEPIEYYFEAFTREKHQQIKGMGLGLYIVFEVCKLHNFDIIYFYEEGKHCFKIFFGEKTNNDT from the coding sequence ATGAATAAAAATTATTCTATCTATACCAAGCTTGTTATTTTATTTGTTGTAACCTTCTTTTTAGTTTGTGTTTTATTTGTTGTACTTTTAAGAATAGAAAACAATACCTACAACGAAGAAGAAGGTTTTAAACAAGAAAGCTTTATAAAAAATATCATTAATTCTCACAGTAATGATTCTAGGATAGATATAGGAGATCATCTTGATAGTAGCGGTTTTACCGCTATACAAAATAAACATTTTGTAAAAATCGTAAGATCAGAAGGACAAAATCTTTTTCGCTCAGACGATGAAAAAAATTCTTGCACCCTTTCTTCTTTAAAATATAAAAATAAACTCTATCTTGATGTTCAATGTAGGGAATTTAGCGGCTTATTTGAAGAGGATGCCAATCATAGAGTTTACAATCTTTTACTGTTGGGCTTTTTCTTTTTTTCTTTTTTAATTGTTTTTATGTATTTTTCAGTACTAAAATCCATTGAACCTCTTAAAAAACTAAGACAGCAAATCGCAGAAGCAGCAAATAATGGAAAAACTAATTTTGTAAATTATCAAGAAGATGAAGTGGGTAAAATAGCCCTTGAATTTCAAAAAGCTTTTAAGAAAAATCAAGAACTTATACAATCAAGACAGCTTTTTCTACGCACCATTATGCATGAACTTAAAACCCCTATAGGAAAAGGTAGAATCATTGCTGAAATGGTAAAAGAAGAGAAGCAAAAAGAAAGATTGATCGATATTTTTTTAAGAATGGATTCGCTCATCAATGAATTTTCAAAAATTGAAAATCTTTTTTCAAAAAACTACAATCTTCAGTTTAGACCCGTACATTTTAGCACCCTACTTGGTGAAGCTAAAGACTATCTCATGCGCGATGATTTTAATAAAGTTGTCAAGATTGTTTTAAATCACGATGCTTTAATCAATGTAGATATGGAAATTTTTCCTTTAATTTTAAAAAATCTAATCGATAATGCTTTAAAATATTCAAGTGATGGAACTTGTGAGCTTTATTGTCATAAAGAGTGTTTTGTGATAAAAAATCCTGGCAAACCCTTAATAGAGCCTATAGAGTACTATTTTGAAGCCTTTACACGTGAAAAACATCAGCAAATAAAAGGTATGGGTTTAGGACTTTATATCGTTTTTGAAGTATGTAAATTGCATAATTTTGATATTATTTATTTTTACGAAGAAGGCAAACACTGTTTTAAAATTTTCTTTGGAGAGAAAACAAATAATGACACATAA
- a CDS encoding Recombination protein RecR, translating into MTHKGIEKFNELVESFAKLPTIGKKTAIRLAYHICTGNQLEGMKLAHNIENAIRFIKPCQQCGSLSENELCEICTDDERDKNFLCIVQSPKDVLVIEESKSYEGLYFVLDDLNDEKLIQLRQMILKLQSKELIFAFTHNLNSDAMIFYIEDRLKDLNLQFSKIAQGIPSGVNLENVDFISLNKAISFRTKV; encoded by the coding sequence ATGACACATAAGGGTATAGAAAAATTTAACGAACTTGTAGAAAGTTTTGCGAAATTACCTACTATAGGTAAAAAAACTGCCATTCGCCTTGCTTATCATATTTGCACAGGAAATCAACTCGAAGGCATGAAACTTGCACACAATATAGAAAATGCCATTCGCTTTATAAAACCCTGTCAACAATGCGGATCTTTAAGCGAAAACGAACTTTGTGAAATTTGCACCGATGATGAAAGGGATAAAAATTTCTTATGTATAGTGCAAAGCCCTAAAGATGTTTTGGTTATAGAAGAAAGTAAAAGTTATGAGGGTTTGTATTTTGTCTTAGATGATTTAAACGATGAAAAACTTATTCAGCTAAGGCAAATGATACTAAAACTACAAAGCAAAGAGCTCATTTTTGCTTTTACTCACAATTTAAATTCTGATGCAATGATTTTTTACATAGAAGATAGACTTAAGGATTTAAATTTGCAATTTAGCAAAATCGCACAAGGTATTCCAAGTGGAGTTAATTTGGAAAATGTTGACTTTATATCTCTAAATAAAGCCATCAGTTTTCGTACTAAGGTTTAA